A single region of the Cherax quadricarinatus isolate ZL_2023a chromosome 3, ASM3850222v1, whole genome shotgun sequence genome encodes:
- the LOC128706440 gene encoding legumain yields MAMMRVASLMVLLVCLVQGRVRLFEQSEGEIWAVLLAGSNSYMNYRHQADVCHAYQILHQHGVPDDHIIVMMYDDIANSKQNPNPGVIINRPNGPNVYDGVVKDYTGKDVTPENFLKVLNGDAEGLSGVGSGKVLKSGPNDHVFINMVDHGAPGIFAFPQKYLYVQNFTDTILTMHRNQQFKELTIYLEACESGSMFKDIPDDINVYGLSASNAVESSYACYLVDELHTFVGDVFSVKWMEDTDREDTINETLLQQFLIVKKETTTSHVLQWGEKSLDQEVTGAFLGNKAAVADDFGPFLSLNDPCLQSSIRSEDVPLAILQNNVNKANGLTGADFWKQQVDVMQQNRTFVKETMRKIVRVVTGDDAITEQMMTNTHQEIHDNDCHQSSVRTFHDLCFNLGLNPYALRVVHAMVNLCEHGYTADQFSCAARAVCDFDPVTGIN; encoded by the exons ATGGCAATGATGCGCGTAGCAtcgttgatggtgttgctggtgtgtctcGTCCAGGGACGAGTGAGACTGTTTGAGCAGAGTGAGGGAGAAATATGGGCTGTGCTGCTGGCCGGCTCAAACTCATACATGAACTACCGCCATCAG GCGGACGTGTGTCATGCCTACCAGATCCTGCACCAGCACGGTGTTCCTGACGACCATATCATCGTTATGATGTACGACGACATCGCCAACAGCAAGCA GAACCCGAATCCAGGCGTGATAATTAACCGTCCAAATGGCCCCAACGTGTACGATGGTGTTGTCAAGGACTATACTGGCAAGGACGTTACTCCAGAGAACTTCCTGAAGGTGCTTAACGGTGATGCTGAGGGCCTGAGCGGTGTGGGCTCTGGCAAGGTGCTGAAGAGTGGTCCCAACGACCATGTCTTTATCAACATGGTGGACCACGGCGCCCCTGGCATCTTCGCCTTCCCCCAGAAATATCTCTACGTCCAGAACTTTACCGACACTATCCTTACCATGCATCGCAACCAGCAGTTCAAAGAG CTGACCATATATCTGGAAGCCTGTGAGTCTGGATCTATGTTTAAGGACATCCCTGATGATATTAATG TGTATGGTTTATCTGCCTCCAACGCTGTTGAGTCATCTTACGCCTGTTACTTAGTTGATGAATTGCATACCTTCGTCGGTGACGTCTTCAGCGTTAAGTGGATGGAGGACACTGACAGG GAGGACACCATAAATGAGACACTGCTGCAGCAGTTCCTCATAGTGAAGAAAGAGACGACAACCTCCCACGTGCTCCAGTGGGGTGAGAAGTCCCTGGATCAGGAGGTGACTGGGGCATTCTTGGGCAACAAGGCTGCCGTCGCTGACGACTTTGGTCCCTTCCTCTCTCTGAATGACCCATGCttg CAATCTTCCATCCGCAGCGAGGACGTGCCTCTGGCCATCCTGCAAAACAACGTGAACAAAGCCAATGGTCTCACTGGCGCAGACTTTTGGAAGCAACAGGTGGATGTGATGCAGCAG AACCGCACCTTCGTGAAGGAGACGATGAGGAAGATAGTGAGGGTGGTAACCGGTGATGATGCCATCACAGAACAGATGATGACCAACACACACCAGGAGATCCACGATAATGACTGCCACCAGAGCTCTGTCCGCACCTTCCATGACCTTTGCTTCAACCTTGGGCTG AACCCATACGCTCTGCGGGTGGTGCACGCCATGGTGAACCTGTGTGAGCACGGCTACACAGCTGACCAGTTCTCTTGCGCTGCCCGAGCGGTCTGTGACTTTGACCCCGTCACTGGCATCAACTAA